Proteins encoded together in one Flavobacterium keumense window:
- a CDS encoding nucleoside permease, which translates to MSIKFRLTAMSFLQFFVWGAWLITIANFWFGTKQWEGTQFGLVFGTMGIASLFMPTLTGIIADRWINAEKLYGVLHILYALILFYLPEVTTPDYFIYVMLSAMCCYMPTIALSNSICYTALKNNADNDVVKDFPPIRVWGTVGFIAAMWITNLTGSKATAYQFYIAGIAAIVLGLYAFTLPKCKPQHTQNQTSSIVATLGLDSFKLFGTYKMALFFIFSMFLGGALQLTNAYGDVFLDEFKNIPEYSDSFVVKYSTIIMSISQISETLFILAIPYFLKRFGIKQVMLISMLAWVLRFGLFAFSDPAEGLWMIILSCIVYGMAFDFFNISGSLFVETSTDSTIRASAQGLFMMMTNGVGAVLGSFTSGWAIEKFFTHNGTRDWYTIWLSFALYALLIAIAFAILFKHKHNPSELEQVKH; encoded by the coding sequence ATGAGTATAAAATTTAGATTGACAGCGATGAGCTTTTTGCAGTTTTTTGTTTGGGGTGCATGGCTGATTACAATTGCTAACTTTTGGTTTGGAACTAAACAGTGGGAAGGAACACAGTTTGGGTTAGTATTTGGTACAATGGGAATAGCGTCTCTATTTATGCCTACCTTAACCGGAATTATAGCTGATCGTTGGATAAATGCAGAAAAACTATATGGAGTGTTGCATATTTTGTATGCTTTGATTTTGTTTTATTTGCCAGAAGTAACTACTCCGGATTATTTTATTTATGTGATGCTTTCAGCTATGTGTTGTTATATGCCTACAATTGCATTGTCTAATTCAATTTGTTATACCGCTTTAAAAAACAATGCAGATAATGATGTAGTAAAGGATTTTCCTCCAATTAGAGTTTGGGGAACAGTAGGTTTTATTGCTGCTATGTGGATTACTAATTTGACAGGAAGTAAAGCAACTGCGTACCAGTTTTATATTGCTGGAATTGCAGCCATTGTGTTGGGTTTGTATGCTTTTACGTTACCAAAATGTAAACCACAACATACTCAAAATCAAACATCTTCTATAGTAGCAACTTTAGGTTTGGATTCATTCAAACTTTTTGGAACCTATAAAATGGCATTGTTTTTTATTTTCTCTATGTTTTTAGGAGGGGCGTTACAGTTAACAAATGCTTATGGAGATGTTTTCTTAGATGAGTTCAAAAATATTCCAGAGTATTCAGATTCGTTCGTGGTAAAATATTCAACAATAATAATGTCTATTTCTCAAATTTCCGAAACCTTATTTATTCTTGCGATTCCTTATTTTTTAAAGCGATTTGGAATTAAACAGGTGATGTTAATTTCGATGTTGGCTTGGGTTTTGCGTTTCGGATTGTTTGCATTTAGTGACCCTGCAGAAGGACTTTGGATGATTATTTTATCTTGTATTGTGTATGGAATGGCATTTGATTTTTTCAATATTTCGGGCTCGTTATTTGTAGAAACATCAACTGATTCAACGATAAGAGCTTCAGCACAAGGATTGTTTATGATGATGACAAATGGAGTTGGAGCTGTATTAGGAAGTTTTACATCGGGTTGGGCAATAGAAAAATTTTTTACTCATAATGGAACTAGAGATTGGTATACAATATGGTTATCATTTGCATTGTATGCTCTTTTGATAGCGATTGCATTTGCCATTTTGTTTAAGCACAAACACAATCCTTCTGAATTAGAACAAGTTAAGCATTAA
- the tilS gene encoding tRNA lysidine(34) synthetase TilS, with amino-acid sequence MLKQFENHLSHQFPFLEGKKLLLAVSGGLDSMVLVHLFQQLGYEIVVLHCNFQLRGLESFGDQQFIQEYTSQNGISFSFTQFDTEAFAKDYKLSTQLAARELRYSWFYEQLEIQKGDYILTAHHADDNLETFLINLSRGTGLDGLTGIPALNDIVIRPLLPFTRQEIEEYATQNKLVWREDSSNASDKYLRNKIRHHLIPVLKELNPNFMNSFEKTQAYLQESQELVDDATIMVYQQVAKEKGDDIYFDINQLLKLPNYTSYLYQWLKEFDFTAWEDIYDLVTNQSGKYVFAPQFRLIKDRDYLILSPLKLATDMQEFLIESSESKVNFPLNMLFYNVTEISDTSNSAIFVDQDKLQFPLVLRRWNEGDVFQPFGMGGRSKKVSKLFKDEKLSLIDKENVWLLCSESQVVWIVGIRQDERFKIDSKTKKILKIAIE; translated from the coding sequence ATGCTGAAACAATTCGAAAATCATTTATCTCATCAATTTCCTTTTTTAGAGGGGAAAAAACTCTTGCTTGCTGTTAGCGGGGGATTGGACAGTATGGTTTTAGTACACCTTTTTCAACAATTGGGCTATGAAATAGTGGTGTTGCATTGTAACTTTCAGTTGCGGGGTTTGGAAAGTTTTGGTGACCAACAATTTATTCAAGAATATACAAGCCAAAATGGGATTTCGTTTTCGTTTACGCAATTTGATACAGAGGCTTTCGCAAAAGATTATAAATTATCTACCCAGCTGGCTGCAAGAGAGTTACGTTACAGTTGGTTTTATGAGCAACTCGAAATTCAAAAAGGAGATTATATTCTAACAGCTCATCATGCAGATGATAATCTAGAAACCTTTTTAATTAATCTTTCTAGAGGGACGGGATTAGATGGTTTGACTGGTATTCCTGCACTAAATGATATTGTAATTCGTCCTTTGCTTCCTTTTACTAGACAAGAGATTGAAGAATATGCCACCCAAAATAAGTTGGTTTGGCGTGAAGATAGTAGCAATGCCTCGGATAAATACTTGCGAAATAAAATTCGCCATCATTTGATTCCTGTTTTGAAAGAGTTGAATCCTAATTTCATGAATTCTTTTGAAAAGACACAAGCATATTTGCAAGAATCTCAAGAATTGGTGGATGATGCTACTATTATGGTATATCAACAAGTAGCAAAAGAAAAAGGAGATGACATTTATTTTGATATTAACCAACTATTAAAACTACCTAATTACACTTCGTATTTGTATCAATGGCTGAAAGAATTTGATTTCACTGCCTGGGAAGATATTTATGATTTGGTAACCAATCAGTCGGGTAAATACGTTTTTGCACCTCAGTTTAGACTAATAAAAGATAGAGATTATTTGATTTTAAGTCCTTTAAAATTAGCAACAGATATGCAAGAGTTCTTAATTGAATCGAGTGAATCGAAAGTTAATTTTCCCTTAAATATGCTGTTTTACAATGTAACTGAGATAAGTGATACATCAAATTCAGCTATATTTGTTGACCAAGATAAATTACAATTTCCACTGGTTTTACGTCGTTGGAACGAGGGTGATGTTTTTCAACCGTTTGGAATGGGAGGGAGGTCAAAAAAAGTGAGTAAATTATTCAAAGATGAAAAGTTGTCCTTGATTGATAAAGAAAATGTTTGGCTTTTGTGTTCTGAAAGTCAAGTAGTTTGGATTGTTGGAATTAGACAAGATGAACGATTTAAAATAGATTCAAAAACAAAAAAAATACTAAAAATAGCAATCGAATAA
- the cmk gene encoding (d)CMP kinase → MTKKITIAIDGFSSTGKSTLAKQLAKQLGYVYVDTGAMYRAVALFAMQNNLISVDSFDKVKLLTKLKNIVLEFKFNTELGFAEMYLNGENVEKAIRTIEVSGFVSKVAEVSEVRAKLVEQQQEMGKNKAIVMDGRDIGTVVFPDAELKIFMTASAATRAQRRYDELLQKGDSVTYEEVLKNVEERDYIDTHRDDSPLVMAEDAVEIDNSHLSREEQFEAVLDLVNAIINEN, encoded by the coding sequence TTGACAAAAAAAATCACAATAGCAATAGACGGATTTTCTTCTACTGGTAAAAGTACTTTGGCAAAACAGTTGGCAAAACAGTTGGGTTATGTCTATGTTGATACAGGGGCAATGTATCGTGCGGTGGCGTTATTTGCAATGCAAAACAATTTGATTTCAGTTGATTCTTTCGATAAGGTAAAATTACTTACTAAATTAAAAAACATAGTTTTAGAATTTAAGTTTAATACTGAATTAGGTTTCGCTGAAATGTACTTGAATGGTGAAAATGTAGAAAAAGCCATTCGCACTATTGAGGTGTCTGGTTTTGTGAGCAAGGTAGCTGAAGTATCTGAAGTTCGTGCTAAATTAGTGGAGCAACAGCAAGAAATGGGGAAGAACAAGGCGATTGTTATGGATGGTCGTGATATTGGAACTGTTGTATTTCCAGATGCTGAATTGAAAATTTTTATGACCGCTAGTGCTGCCACTCGTGCTCAACGACGTTACGATGAATTACTGCAAAAAGGAGATTCGGTAACTTATGAAGAAGTGTTGAAAAATGTAGAAGAACGAGATTATATTGACACGCATCGTGATGACTCACCATTAGTAATGGCTGAAGATGCAGTCGAAATTGATAATTCACACCTTAGTAGAGAAGAACAGTTTGAAGCTGTTTTGGACTTAGTGAATGCTATTATTAATGAGAATTAA
- the lon gene encoding endopeptidase La, producing MSNHKILTIDNLSLQEFDSDAELIPLLTPEDEEEMNNEELPDSLPILPLRNMVLFPGVVIPITAGRDKSIRLINDANASGKNIGVVAQKNEEDEDPTKVDINTIGTVARILRVLKMPDGNITVILQGKKRFEIEEVVSEEPYITAMVKEVPEKRPKKNDTEFNAIIDSLKELAVKIIQESPNLPSEATFAIKNIESKSFLVNFVSSNMNLSVKEKQDLLKINNLKDRALETLRFMNVELQKLELKNDIQSKVRFDLDQQQREYFLHQQMKTIQEELGGVSHEEEFDEMSQRAKTKKWDDKTQKHFEKELSKLRRMNPQSPDFSIQRNYLDLFLDLPWNEFSEDNFDLKRAQKILDKDHFGLEEVKKRMIEHLAVLKLRNDMKSPIICLTGPPGVGKTSIGRSIAEALGRKYVRISLGGLRDEAEIRGHRKTYIGALPGRIIQSLKKAGTSNPVFVLDEIDKLSNSHSGDPSSALLEVLDPEQNNSFYDNFLEMGYDLSKVMFIATSNNMATIQPALRDRMEVIKMSGYTIEEKVEIARQHLFPRQLKEHGLTSKDLTIGKKQLEKIVEGYTRESGVRGLENKIAQVIRNAAKSVAMEEKYNKKVTDEDIVKVLGVPRLERDKYESNDVAGVVTGLAWTSVGGDILFIESLLSPGKGTMTLTGNLGTVMKESATIALEYIKANSEAMGLNAEILNKHNIHLHVPEGATPKDGPSAGIAMLTSLVSLFTQKRVKKNLAMTGEITLRGKVLPVGGIKEKILAAKRANIKEVILCHENKSDIDEIKPEYLEGLTFHYVKEMSEVIQIAITNQKVKNAKKLI from the coding sequence ATGTCAAATCATAAAATACTCACGATTGACAATCTGTCACTTCAAGAATTTGATTCGGATGCCGAATTGATTCCATTATTGACTCCCGAAGATGAAGAGGAGATGAATAACGAAGAATTACCGGATTCATTACCTATTTTGCCATTGCGCAATATGGTTTTATTCCCTGGGGTTGTTATTCCAATCACTGCAGGACGCGACAAATCAATTCGATTAATCAATGATGCCAATGCATCAGGTAAAAATATTGGTGTTGTAGCACAAAAGAACGAAGAAGACGAAGATCCTACTAAAGTAGATATCAATACCATTGGAACAGTAGCCCGAATTTTACGTGTGCTAAAAATGCCTGATGGAAATATTACAGTTATATTACAAGGAAAAAAACGTTTTGAAATTGAGGAAGTAGTTTCAGAAGAACCTTATATTACTGCTATGGTAAAAGAAGTTCCTGAAAAACGTCCTAAAAAGAACGATACAGAGTTTAATGCAATTATTGATTCGCTGAAAGAATTAGCTGTTAAGATTATTCAAGAAAGTCCTAATTTGCCTAGCGAAGCTACTTTTGCTATTAAAAATATTGAAAGTAAATCGTTCTTAGTCAATTTTGTTTCGTCTAACATGAATCTTTCGGTAAAAGAGAAACAAGATTTGTTGAAAATTAACAATCTGAAAGATCGCGCTTTAGAAACTTTACGTTTTATGAATGTAGAGTTACAAAAATTGGAGTTGAAAAATGATATTCAGTCTAAAGTGCGTTTTGATTTAGATCAACAACAACGAGAATATTTTCTTCATCAACAAATGAAAACTATTCAGGAAGAATTGGGTGGTGTTTCGCATGAAGAAGAATTTGATGAAATGAGTCAGCGTGCTAAAACTAAAAAATGGGACGATAAAACACAAAAGCATTTTGAGAAAGAGTTGTCAAAATTGCGCAGAATGAATCCGCAATCCCCTGATTTTAGTATTCAAAGAAATTATTTGGATTTATTTTTGGATTTGCCGTGGAATGAATTTTCAGAAGATAATTTCGATTTAAAACGCGCACAGAAAATCCTTGATAAAGATCATTTTGGTTTAGAAGAAGTTAAGAAAAGAATGATAGAGCATTTGGCAGTTTTAAAGTTGCGAAATGACATGAAGTCACCTATTATATGCTTGACAGGACCTCCGGGTGTAGGTAAAACTTCGATTGGTCGCTCTATCGCAGAGGCATTAGGTAGAAAATATGTTCGAATTTCGTTAGGTGGATTGCGTGATGAAGCGGAGATTAGAGGACATAGAAAAACGTATATTGGCGCTTTGCCAGGGCGAATTATTCAAAGTTTGAAAAAAGCAGGAACCTCAAATCCCGTATTTGTTTTAGACGAAATAGATAAATTATCGAACAGTCACAGCGGAGACCCATCTTCGGCTTTATTAGAGGTGTTGGATCCAGAGCAAAACAATTCGTTTTATGACAACTTCCTTGAAATGGGTTATGATTTGTCTAAGGTAATGTTTATTGCAACTTCAAACAATATGGCAACTATCCAACCTGCTTTGCGTGACAGAATGGAAGTGATTAAAATGTCGGGCTACACCATTGAAGAAAAAGTGGAAATTGCGCGTCAACATTTGTTTCCAAGACAGTTGAAAGAGCATGGATTGACTTCTAAAGATTTAACTATTGGTAAAAAGCAATTGGAAAAAATTGTAGAAGGATATACACGTGAGTCGGGTGTGCGTGGACTAGAAAATAAAATTGCTCAAGTAATCCGAAATGCAGCAAAATCAGTTGCGATGGAGGAGAAGTATAATAAAAAAGTAACTGATGAAGATATTGTAAAAGTATTAGGTGTTCCAAGACTGGAAAGAGATAAATACGAAAGTAATGATGTAGCTGGAGTGGTAACAGGCTTGGCTTGGACCAGTGTAGGAGGAGATATTTTATTTATTGAATCGTTACTTTCTCCCGGAAAAGGAACTATGACTCTTACAGGAAATCTAGGAACAGTCATGAAAGAATCAGCAACGATTGCTTTAGAATATATCAAAGCCAATTCGGAAGCTATGGGACTTAATGCTGAAATTTTAAATAAACACAATATCCATTTACACGTTCCAGAAGGAGCTACTCCAAAAGATGGACCAAGTGCAGGTATTGCCATGTTGACGTCTTTAGTTTCTTTGTTTACACAAAAGAGAGTTAAGAAAAATTTAGCGATGACTGGCGAAATTACGTTGCGAGGAAAAGTTTTGCCTGTGGGTGGAATCAAAGAAAAAATATTGGCAGCGAAAAGAGCCAATATTAAGGAGGTTATTTTGTGCCACGAAAACAAAAGTGATATTGACGAAATCAAACCAGAATATTTAGAGGGACTTACCTTTCATTACGTGAAAGAAATGAGTGAGGTAATTCAGATTGCTATTACCAATCAGAAAGTTAAAAATGCTAAAAAGCTGATTTAA
- a CDS encoding DoxX family membrane protein, with translation MKIATLIVRILLGAFMVFASITYFFNLIEPEAPTGNLLTFMTGIIASKYLLPLAKAIELIVGISLLIGKLMKVTLLALLPISINIFCIHTVTQVSEVPVAIFVLGANLFLIYSHWDSYKILFKD, from the coding sequence ATGAAAATTGCAACATTGATTGTCCGAATTTTATTAGGAGCATTTATGGTATTTGCTTCTATAACCTATTTCTTTAATTTAATTGAACCTGAGGCTCCAACAGGGAATTTATTAACTTTTATGACCGGCATCATCGCTTCAAAATACCTATTGCCTTTAGCGAAAGCTATCGAATTAATTGTCGGAATAAGTTTATTAATTGGTAAATTGATGAAAGTAACATTGTTAGCCTTATTACCAATTTCAATTAATATCTTTTGTATACATACAGTTACTCAGGTTTCAGAAGTACCTGTGGCAATTTTTGTTCTTGGCGCTAATTTATTTTTAATATACTCCCATTGGGATTCTTATAAAATCTTATTTAAAGATTAA
- the rpsA gene encoding 30S ribosomal protein S1 — protein sequence MSEQLKSQEEFLANFNWHNFQEGIDAVDEKNLQEFEELVSKTFIATDQEEVVEGVVVRITDRDVIVDINAKSEGVISLNEFRYNPNLKVGDKVEVLIDIREDKTGQLVLSHRKARTIKSWDRVIAANETGEIVTGFVKCRTKGGMIVDVFGIEAFLPGSQIDVKPIRDYDVYVNKNMEFKVVKINHEFKNVVVSHKALIEADIEVQKKEIIGQLQKGQVLEGVVKNITSYGVFIDLGGVDGLIHITDLSWSRINHPSEVLELDQKLNVVILDFDDEKTRIQLGLKQLNAHPWDALDANLTVGDKVKGKVVVIADYGAFIEVAEGVEGLIHVSEMSWSTHLRSAQDFVKVGDTVEAVILTLDRDDRKMSLGIKQLTQDPWTDITSKYPVGSKHTGIVRNFTNFGIFVELEEGIDGLIYISDLSWTKKIKHPSEFVNVGEKLDVVVLELDVEGRKLSLGHKQTTANPWDQYEDSFAVGTIHTGEISEIVDKGATVEFGDDIVAFIPTRHLEKEDGKKLKKGESADFKVIEFNKEFKRVVASHTAIFREEEEKNVKAVAETTSAASTNAPAATLGDNNDVLAALKAKMEKTEKK from the coding sequence ATGTCTGAACAATTAAAATCACAAGAAGAGTTTTTAGCAAATTTTAACTGGCATAACTTCCAAGAAGGAATTGATGCAGTAGATGAGAAAAACTTACAAGAATTCGAAGAACTAGTTTCAAAAACTTTCATCGCTACAGATCAAGAAGAAGTAGTGGAAGGTGTGGTTGTTAGAATTACAGATAGAGACGTTATCGTTGATATCAATGCAAAATCGGAAGGTGTTATTTCTTTAAACGAATTCCGTTACAATCCAAACTTAAAAGTAGGTGACAAAGTAGAAGTATTAATTGACATCCGTGAGGATAAAACAGGTCAATTAGTATTATCACATAGAAAAGCGCGTACTATCAAATCTTGGGATAGAGTTATCGCTGCAAACGAAACAGGTGAAATCGTTACTGGTTTTGTTAAATGTAGAACTAAAGGAGGTATGATTGTTGACGTTTTCGGAATCGAAGCATTCTTACCAGGTTCTCAAATTGATGTGAAACCAATCCGTGATTACGATGTTTATGTAAATAAAAACATGGAATTCAAAGTAGTTAAAATTAACCACGAATTCAAAAATGTTGTTGTATCTCATAAAGCGCTTATTGAAGCTGATATTGAGGTTCAGAAAAAAGAAATCATCGGTCAATTACAAAAAGGACAAGTTTTAGAAGGTGTTGTTAAAAACATTACTTCTTATGGTGTGTTTATTGACTTAGGTGGTGTTGATGGATTAATCCACATTACTGACCTTTCTTGGTCAAGAATCAATCACCCAAGTGAAGTTCTTGAATTAGATCAAAAATTAAACGTTGTAATCCTTGATTTTGATGATGAGAAAACAAGAATTCAATTAGGATTGAAACAATTAAACGCTCACCCATGGGATGCTTTAGATGCTAACTTAACTGTTGGTGATAAAGTAAAAGGTAAAGTAGTTGTAATCGCTGATTACGGTGCATTTATCGAAGTGGCAGAAGGTGTTGAAGGATTGATTCACGTTTCTGAAATGTCTTGGTCAACTCACTTGCGTTCTGCTCAAGATTTCGTAAAAGTTGGTGATACTGTTGAGGCAGTAATCTTGACTTTAGACAGAGATGATCGTAAAATGTCTTTAGGAATTAAACAATTGACTCAAGATCCATGGACTGATATTACTTCTAAATATCCAGTAGGTTCTAAACATACAGGTATCGTTAGAAACTTTACTAATTTTGGAATTTTCGTAGAATTAGAGGAAGGAATCGACGGATTGATTTATATCTCTGACCTTTCTTGGACTAAGAAAATTAAACACCCATCTGAATTTGTAAATGTAGGTGAAAAATTAGATGTAGTTGTATTAGAATTAGATGTTGAAGGACGTAAATTATCTTTAGGTCACAAACAAACTACTGCTAATCCTTGGGATCAATACGAAGATTCTTTCGCAGTGGGAACTATCCACACAGGAGAGATTTCTGAAATTGTTGACAAAGGAGCTACTGTAGAATTTGGTGATGATATCGTTGCTTTTATTCCTACACGTCACTTAGAAAAAGAAGACGGTAAGAAATTGAAAAAAGGAGAATCTGCTGATTTCAAAGTAATTGAATTCAATAAAGAATTCAAAAGAGTAGTTGCTTCTCACACTGCGATCTTCCGTGAAGAAGAAGAGAAAAATGTGAAAGCTGTTGCTGAAACTACTTCTGCGGCATCGACTAATGCACCAGCTGCAACTTTAGGAGATAACAATGATGTATTAGCTGCTTTGAAAGCTAAAATGGAAAAAACAGAGAAAAAATAA
- a CDS encoding MFS transporter: MADLPKGDKKLLNAWAFYDWANSVYSLVISSAVFPIFYEALFSERSHYITVFGFSLKNSALISFVTAFAFLVVAFISPILSGISDYIGNKKSFMKFFCYLGALSCIGLFWFSLENIYLSLVFYFFGLVGFWGSWVFYNSYLPDIAFTEQQDAISAKGFSYGYIGSVILLVVNLAMIMMPDVFGISGTKGEAAMKAMRYSFVMVGIWWILFSQYTYYYLPKGNKIVASKIKQHIVFNGYKELKKVWHLLAENEALKKYLASFFVYSMAVQTVMLIATYFGAQEIQWSSQSESTTGLIICILLIQLVAIVGATFTSKASAKFGNMPTLIAINAFWILLCVLAYFITLPIHFYVMAGLVGLVMGGIQALSRSTYSKLLPKSEDTASFFSFYDVAEKIGIVIGMCIYGIIDQITGSPRFAIVFLGVFFVLGLVLLRRVPKTTESH, from the coding sequence ATGGCAGATTTACCAAAAGGGGATAAGAAGTTATTGAATGCTTGGGCATTTTATGATTGGGCAAATTCAGTGTATTCATTAGTAATATCTTCCGCTGTTTTCCCTATTTTTTATGAAGCCTTATTTTCAGAACGCAGTCATTACATCACTGTTTTTGGCTTTTCGCTTAAAAATTCAGCTTTAATTAGTTTTGTTACCGCTTTTGCTTTTTTGGTTGTTGCTTTTATTTCTCCAATCCTCTCAGGAATATCAGATTATATAGGTAATAAAAAATCCTTCATGAAATTTTTTTGTTATTTAGGCGCGTTATCTTGCATCGGATTGTTTTGGTTTAGTCTTGAAAATATTTACCTCAGTTTAGTATTTTATTTTTTCGGATTAGTAGGTTTTTGGGGGAGTTGGGTTTTTTATAATTCGTACTTACCAGACATTGCTTTTACTGAACAACAAGATGCTATTAGCGCCAAAGGATTCTCATACGGATATATTGGTAGTGTAATTTTACTTGTGGTTAATTTGGCTATGATTATGATGCCAGATGTATTTGGTATCTCTGGAACTAAAGGCGAAGCGGCTATGAAAGCTATGCGGTATTCTTTTGTGATGGTAGGGATTTGGTGGATTCTGTTTAGCCAATATACCTATTACTATTTACCAAAAGGCAATAAAATTGTAGCAAGTAAAATAAAACAACACATTGTATTCAACGGTTACAAAGAGTTAAAAAAAGTTTGGCATTTATTGGCCGAAAATGAGGCTTTAAAAAAATACCTTGCTAGTTTTTTCGTGTATAGTATGGCAGTGCAAACGGTAATGTTGATTGCAACCTATTTTGGAGCGCAAGAAATCCAATGGTCTTCTCAAAGTGAGAGCACAACAGGGTTGATTATCTGTATTTTATTGATCCAATTAGTTGCTATTGTGGGAGCCACTTTTACTTCTAAAGCTTCTGCTAAATTTGGAAACATGCCTACTTTAATTGCTATCAATGCATTTTGGATACTATTATGTGTTTTAGCTTATTTTATTACATTACCTATTCATTTTTATGTGATGGCGGGTTTAGTTGGTCTAGTAATGGGAGGAATTCAAGCATTATCACGTTCTACTTATTCTAAACTGCTTCCAAAATCAGAGGACACGGCTTCTTTTTTTAGTTTTTATGACGTAGCCGAAAAAATAGGAATTGTTATTGGAATGTGTATTTATGGTATCATTGACCAAATAACAGGCAGTCCGCGATTCGCCATCGTTTTTTTAGGGGTCTTTTTTGTGCTTGGACTCGTTTTACTACGACGTGTTCCAAAAACTACTGAATCACATTAA
- a CDS encoding anthranilate synthase component I family protein produces the protein MRTKIHKTIANPMAFKKQLLDWSQQFREVVFMDSNDYPQEFSSFDALLAVDAFTLIQTDYHNAFEDLKQYLQTTKDWLFGYLSYDLKNDSENLQSNNFDGLAFPDLFFFQPKKLFLLRGNQLTIQYLSLCDDEVETDFDAITNRVSVDFSECESITVQSRISKEKYIEKVNALLEHLHRGDVYEANFCMEFYAENTTINPLEKFKRLNTISQTPFAVFFKNNKQFLLSATPERYLRKEGENLISQPIKGTAKRFSGPKEDEESKEKLASDPKERAENIMITDLVRNDLSRTAQKGTVKVHELCGIYSFQQVHQMISTITSKLDSKYSLVDVLKLTFPMGSMTGAPKISVMKIIDELEETKRGLYSGAIGYFSPNGDFDFNVVIRSILYNQEKKYVSFSVGSAITSLSNPEQEYEECLLKAKAMHEVLR, from the coding sequence TTGAGAACTAAAATTCATAAAACGATAGCAAATCCGATGGCTTTTAAAAAGCAATTATTGGATTGGTCACAGCAATTTCGTGAGGTTGTTTTTATGGATAGTAATGATTATCCGCAAGAGTTTTCAAGCTTTGATGCGCTATTAGCGGTAGATGCGTTTACATTGATTCAAACCGATTATCACAATGCGTTTGAGGATTTAAAACAATACCTACAAACTACCAAAGATTGGCTGTTTGGTTACTTATCATATGATTTAAAGAACGATAGTGAAAATTTGCAATCCAATAATTTTGATGGATTAGCTTTTCCCGATTTGTTCTTTTTTCAACCCAAGAAATTGTTTCTATTGAGAGGAAATCAACTCACAATTCAATATTTGAGTTTATGCGATGATGAGGTCGAAACGGATTTTGATGCAATTACGAATAGGGTTAGTGTCGATTTTTCAGAGTGCGAAAGTATAACAGTTCAGTCCCGTATTTCAAAAGAAAAATATATTGAAAAGGTAAATGCACTTTTAGAACATTTACATCGTGGCGATGTGTACGAAGCTAATTTTTGTATGGAATTTTATGCTGAGAATACTACAATTAATCCACTTGAAAAATTTAAAAGACTAAATACCATTTCTCAAACTCCTTTTGCTGTTTTTTTTAAGAATAACAAACAGTTTTTACTTTCCGCCACACCGGAACGTTATTTGAGAAAAGAAGGAGAGAATTTAATTTCGCAACCGATTAAAGGAACGGCAAAACGTTTTTCAGGCCCAAAAGAAGACGAAGAATCAAAAGAAAAATTAGCGTCTGATCCAAAAGAACGTGCCGAAAATATTATGATTACTGATTTAGTTCGGAATGATTTATCTCGAACTGCCCAAAAGGGAACGGTAAAAGTTCATGAGTTGTGCGGAATTTATTCCTTTCAACAAGTACATCAAATGATTTCCACAATCACCTCAAAATTAGATAGTAAGTATTCATTAGTTGATGTTTTAAAGTTGACTTTTCCTATGGGAAGCATGACAGGAGCTCCCAAGATTTCGGTAATGAAAATTATTGACGAATTGGAAGAAACTAAAAGGGGATTGTACAGTGGGGCTATAGGCTATTTTAGCCCAAATGGTGATTTTGATTTTAATGTAGTCATTCGAAGTATTTTGTATAACCAAGAAAAAAAATACGTTTCCTTTTCAGTAGGAAGTGCGATTACTTCGTTGTCTAATCCTGAACAAGAATACGAAGAATGTTTGCTTAAAGCCAAAGCGATGCACGAAGTGTTGCGTTAA